The Clostridia bacterium region ATTAGAGTGAATACCGTATTTTATAGTTTATGCAAAAATAATTGCTATGAGAGGAATAGTTATCACAGAAAATAAAGTCGAAAGAAATACCCCTTGAGAAGCTATGTCTTCGGTGTCACTGTATTGTTCAGCTAAAATAGTAGTTAAAGTAGCTACAGGCATTGCGTTTATAACTACCGGTACAGCAAGCATTAGAGGCTCTTTAGTTATGAATGGCTTAAGTGCAAAATATATTATTATTGGTATTACCAACAATCTAAAAATACATATTATATACATCCTCCAATTATTCCATAGCTTTTTAAACTCCATCCCGGATAGGATAGCCCCTATGATAATCATGGATAGTGGAGTAGTCATAGAGCCTAACATATCCAAAGTCCCATACAATACTTGGGGCAACTTTACAGAAAACACAAACAAAATAGTCCCTATGATTACCGAAATCACCCCTGGATTTAAAAATATTTTGGGACTGAATCTCATAGAAGAAGAATCATCCTTCTTTGTGAGCATCATTATACCTACGGTAAAGGCCAAAAGATTAAAGGGTAAGTTATAAATAGCTGCATAAAATAATGATTGTTCTCCAAATATAGCATTTAACACAGGATATCCCATAAAACCTACATTTGTAAACATCAGCATAAACTGGAAAACGCCTTTCTCCCTTGGGCTGGGCTTTAGGATACCGGGCATTATCCACGCTATAAGAAATGAAAAACCATAGGTTGCCAATGATATCAAAAGGATCTGCAAACCCTGAACCATCAATTGGCTGGTATATTCCCTCTGCATAGAACTTATTATCATGGCAGGCAGGGTTAGGTTTAAAAGAATAGATGATAAATCCTTTAATGAGGCATCACTGAAAATATTCATTTTTTTAGCAGCATAACCTACAACCATCATTAAAAATAATGCTAATACTTGATTAAATACAGTAAAAAAGTTCATAGTTGCCTTCCTGTTCTGTTAAAATTTCATCCCTATCATGATAACACTTTTTGACTATATTTTCATCATCACAGATGGCTTATATTAGTAAATACAGGTACTTAACAACGGCAACCTCCCCTGAATGGCAAGCAACAACCTTGATTCCACCTCATTCCAGTTTATAAGCTCCCACCATCTATCTATATATTCCTGGCGCTTATTTTGGTAATCTAAATAATATGCATGTTCCCACACATCTATCACCAGTATCGGAATACTACCCCATTGAGTAAGGTTTTGATGTTTTTCCGCAGTGAGCAGCTCTACCCTGTTCCAGGCAGGATTCCACACCAACACACACCACCCGGACCCTTCTACCTTTGCTGCAGCTTCTTTAAACTGCTCCTTGAAGGCATTAAAACTGCAAAAGTAGCTGCTTATCTGAGTACAGGTTGCATTCCCGGGAGAACCGCCCTGTCCTATGGGAGCCATTATCGTCCAGTATATGCTGTGCAATATATGTCCTGAACCGTTGAATGCCAATTCCCGTTCCCAGTGTTTTACAAGAGAAAAATCCCTCTCTCTTCTAGCCTGCACCAATTTTAGTTCTGCATTGTTCAATCCTTCTACATAGGATTTATGATGTTTATCATGGTGTATTTTCAAAGTTTCAGAACTTATAACAGGTTCCAATGCATCGTAACTATATGGTAAAGGCGGCAGCTTATGAGCACCTGCTGGTACATAATAATTCATTTTTCCTTCCACCTTTCTATTTATAAAAAAATATCATTATTTTATATTATTCAAATATGATTGTTTTGTGTATGGGACTTGTAATTTAGCGATATCGGGTGTATATGATACCTTCCGTGCTCCGCAATCTGCCGCACTATATTATATAAATGCTAGATGTATAGTGCGGCACATTAAGTCGCAGCTATAGGTATCATATACACCCTTAATAAAAGTTTGGATTAAAATAACTAATAGGAACTTGTATACAAGATAAATGAATTGCTCATGAATATTCGGCTAAAATTACAATAATATTTTTGTTGAATAAAACCACAATTTCCAATATTATATAGATTAGAATAATATGAAAGAAGGGATTGATGTGAAAGGACGTAATATCCTCGGCATAATACTTATTGCAGCAGGTATCGGTATCATTCTTCAAAAGCTGCATATACTTGAGTTCGGTTTATTGATAGGCAGCTACTGGCCTATGATAATTATTGTCATCATTGCTGTACAATTGATTAAAAAATTAGTGCCATTAACTACAGGACTTTTTTTAATGATAATAGCGGCATATATACAACTAAAAAAGTCAAACATATTGCCTATAAACCTATCTGAATATTTTTGGCCCATCTTGATAATACTTTTCGGATTCTGGATCATCTTTGCACGAGCTTTAGAAAATAAAAAACCTGAGATAAGCGATAACACTATAGACCATTTCGTAATGTTCTCCGGTATAGAAAATAAAAACATTTCTCAACAATTTAGTGGTGGAAACATATTTGCAATATTTGGAGGAGCAGATATAGATTTGCGTGGTGCACAGTTAGCAGAAGAAGAAGTTGTACTCGACCTTACAACTATATTTGGTGGAATCGAAATAAAGGTCCCTGATAATTGGAGAGTAGAGGCTACCGGAATACCCATATTCGGAGGGTGGAGCAATAATACAGATATCAATATGGATGTGAAAGACGCTCCATTGTTAAAAGTAAAATGTTTGGTGTTGTTCGGGGGTATAGATATAAAAAATTGATTCAAAATATCCAGGTATAATCTTATGAAAGCATATAACATGGCAGGGGATCGGTTGCTTTTTTAACTCTTATTCTATTACAATTACAGCGCTCTTACCGATCTCCAGCCAATTGCTGAGAAATTCCGCATGACTTGTATAGTTACGCACACACATATGGGAACGTGGAACAGTCCCGATAGTCTGTAGATATTCCTGTTGTCCAGGATCTACCTTTTCACCATTTTGTTCTACATATTGAACAGGAACTCCATGTATATATCCCCCCGCCGAAAAACGAATAGCATGAGGGGCATATCCTACAATCTCGGTAGTTTCATCTCCTAGGTAAAATAGCTTATCCCTTATTTGAATCACCATATAATTCCCCAGGGGCGTTTCTAATGAATTAGGACCTTGTTTTCCAGTGGTAGAGAAAGTATAGGAAACTAGAACCCATCTACCATTGACATATTCAAAACTCCCTTGATTCTGGAATCTACGATCTATTACCACCACTTTAGTGAGTTCAGGCATGGCTATCTCTTGATTTATGTA contains the following coding sequences:
- a CDS encoding DUF5668 domain-containing protein encodes the protein MKGRNILGIILIAAGIGIILQKLHILEFGLLIGSYWPMIIIVIIAVQLIKKLVPLTTGLFLMIIAAYIQLKKSNILPINLSEYFWPILIILFGFWIIFARALENKKPEISDNTIDHFVMFSGIENKNISQQFSGGNIFAIFGGADIDLRGAQLAEEEVVLDLTTIFGGIEIKVPDNWRVEATGIPIFGGWSNNTDINMDVKDAPLLKVKCLVLFGGIDIKN
- a CDS encoding AEC family transporter — encoded protein: MNFFTVFNQVLALFLMMVVGYAAKKMNIFSDASLKDLSSILLNLTLPAMIISSMQREYTSQLMVQGLQILLISLATYGFSFLIAWIMPGILKPSPREKGVFQFMLMFTNVGFMGYPVLNAIFGEQSLFYAAIYNLPFNLLAFTVGIMMLTKKDDSSSMRFSPKIFLNPGVISVIIGTILFVFSVKLPQVLYGTLDMLGSMTTPLSMIIIGAILSGMEFKKLWNNWRMYIICIFRLLVIPIIIYFALKPFITKEPLMLAVPVVINAMPVATLTTILAEQYSDTEDIASQGVFLSTLFSVITIPLIAIIFA
- a CDS encoding superoxide dismutase; translated protein: MNYYVPAGAHKLPPLPYSYDALEPVISSETLKIHHDKHHKSYVEGLNNAELKLVQARRERDFSLVKHWERELAFNGSGHILHSIYWTIMAPIGQGGSPGNATCTQISSYFCSFNAFKEQFKEAAAKVEGSGWCVLVWNPAWNRVELLTAEKHQNLTQWGSIPILVIDVWEHAYYLDYQNKRQEYIDRWWELINWNEVESRLLLAIQGRLPLLSTCIY